CACGTCCCCCCGACTGGTTGGTGCGCGCCGAGGACACGGCCACGAGCCGACAGATCAACTGTCAGGCAACAAGGCCAGTCACACCGAGGGTCAGAACTCGAGCCGGTCCCCGACGAGCACGAGTCCATCATGAGTGTCACACCCCGCTGGTGGACTGGGCGGCCATGGACGAACACCAGCGAGCCCTCCACCGCCTCGGGGCCACCCAGCATGCACTGGTCACCCGGCGACAGCTCGGCACCCACGGGTGGAGCCGGAGTCAGATCGACCGAGCCGTTGCCGCAGAGCGCCTACACGTCGAGTACTCGGGCGTCTACAGGATTCCAGGCGCACCAGTCACCTCACATCAGCGCATCCTCGCCGCCGCCTTGGCTGCCCGAGCGCCCGGATCGCACCGCGCCGCGGCCTCGCTCTGGGGTGCGGACCTCGGGCCGACACCACCGTTGGAGGTCCTCGCCGACGGGTCCCGGCACCCGCGTCCGCCGGGCGTCGTGGTGCACCGATCGGCGACCCTCGATCCGAGGGACGTGACCCGCCGCCACGGCATCCCGGTCACCAACCCGCTGCGGACCCTGGTCGACCTCGGCGCCGTCGCCACCCACGAGCAGGTGGAACTGGCGCTCGACTCGTTCACGTCCCGCAAGCTGATCACTGTCGCCGGCGCCCGGGCCTATCGGGACAAGCTCGCCGGCAGCGGCCAGCGGGGCGTCGGCGTCCTCAGCGAGGTGCTCGACGGGCGGGTGCTCGGCGACCGGGCGCCCGACAGCGTCCTCGAGCCGGTGATGGCCCGGCTCTGCAAGCGGTTCGGGCTGCCGATACCGGCGTTCCAGGTGTGGGTGCTCATCGACGGCGTCTGGCGCCGGCTCGACTTCGCCTATCTCGACGAGCTGGTCAACCTCGAGGTCGACGGCTACGAGCACCACGGCGGCAACTACGAGCGATGGGAGAGCGACCTCGACCGCGACGCCGCGCTGACCGCCGACGGCTGGCGGGTCCTCCGGGTCTCCAAGGCCGGCGTCACCCGCCGCCCCGCAAAGACCGCCGCCCGAATCCGCGCCACTCTCGACCACCGCCGCCGCGAGCTCGAGGCGGCGTGATCGCCCAATCTCGACCCATCGACGCGCGCGTCGCTGCGGCGGCGGTCCATCAGAGAGCGAACCATCGGGTCCTTCGACCGTCGACCGAGCCACCGTGGCGGCCGCGCTGTCTTCTCCTCACGGTTGGCCCTGCGCCAACAAGGCCTCCCAGACCGCTGCATCGATCTCCAGCGACCGGACCAGGTCGAGCGCGTCTTCGTCGGTCACGAACTCGGCCTGCATGATCCCCACGACGTTGTCACCCTCCATCCAGAAGAGTCGGGGACCATCGCTCGACCCAGCAAGGGCTACGACCCGATCCCCGATCTGGTGGATCGTCACGGGATGCTCCGGGTTGTCGAGGGCGAAGCTCAGGAGCTCGTCATAGGCGGTCAGGGCCGTCCCGGACTGCAAGCTGAGCTCGACCTCGCCCGGGCCGGCGAATGAGATCTCCGCCTCGCGGTCTCCGATGATGAACTCGCCGCTCGCCCAGCCCGCTCCGAGCGACTCCCACCCTGCAGGCACTTCCTGGCAACACGGCGCCGCATCCGGGTTGAAGAGCGCGATGCCCCCGATGTCGTCCACGAACGCCCGCACCTCGTCCGGCGACACGTTCAGTCCCTCGACGTCGGCGACCGTGCCGCCGAACCCCACCTCGAATCGCGTCTGGTCGCCCGAGAATTCGCATACTTCAGTCACGACCACGTCCGCCATCGAGTCGACCGTGCACGTGCCCTGGGCCTGGTCGTCGTCCGTCGTCCACGTCTCGACCTCGATGATCGACCAGGGGTCATCGACACTGCGGTAGATGCGCAGGTACCCGGGAACCGAGGATTCGCCGGTGGAGGCCGCACCTGTGGATGGAGGCCCCCCGAAATCGGCCGACTCGTTCGCACTCGTCGCGGTGTAGCCCGGAGCGGTGATCACGAGCGGTGGCAGGCCTTGGGGGGAGATCGCGCCGTCGCGAGGGTCGGGCCAGGTCGGCGTCGTCGGCGCGCTGTCGATTGTGTCGAGACGGTCGTGGTCGCGGACGGCGATCCAGAGCAGCGTGCCGAGCACCGCCGCGAACGCAACAAGGGCGAGTCGCAGGACGTAGCGGGGGCGGCGACTCACCCGGGCCGAGGCGTGGTCAGGGCGTCGCAGTGCGATGCCCTCGACCCCGGAGGCGGCGAGGCCGTCGAGGCGATCGCGCAGGGGCGTAGTCATCGAGATACCTCCTCTTCGTCACCAGGGGCGAGCAAGGTGCCCAACGTCGCACGTGCCCTGCTCAGGTGCTGCTTCACACTGCCGCCTGACACGCCCATGGCGTCTGCGCATCCAGCGACGTCGAGATCGAGCCAGTAGAAGAGGATCACCGCTTCGCGCTGTCGCCGCGAGAGGCGACGCAACGCTTCCAAGAGATCCTGATCACTCACCGAGAACACAACGGGAACGTCGGGCACCACCGCGTCCAGTCGCTGACGCCGCACGCGGCGCCACCGGTTCCGGCACAGGTTGAGTGCCACGGTCCTGGTCCACGCCGCCGGGTCCGTTGATTCGAGGTCGTCCCACCGCTGCCACGCCCGCGTCAGCGCCTCCTGTGCTGCGTCGGCGGCATCGCCCCGGTCGAGCGTCGCGAGCCAGCACAGGCGGAGGATCTGGTCCCGCTGCTCGCTGTAGAAGTCGCCGAAGTCCATCGCCCCTGTTGAACCCCCGACTCCCCCGACTGGTTGACGCGCCGCCGAGCTTTCTCGACTGCAGCGCCGCTGCCGCTACAGCTCTTCGCCGGCGGAGGCCCAGAAGCTGCCGAGGATGGCGGCGACCTCTTCCGGGCGTTGTGCCGGCCACCAGTGGCCGCAGCCCTCGAGGAGCACGAGGCGGCCGTCGACACGGGTGGCGAGGCGCTCCCCGTAGCGGGCGTCGACATAGGGGTCGTCGGTGGCCCACAGCGCCAGCGCGGGCCGGGTGTTGGCCTCCACCGCCTCCTGCCAGTCGTCGCCCACGGTGACGGCCGAGCGGTAGAGGGCGAGGATGGACGAGCGCATGGTGTCGTCGATGCGGCCGGCGGCGGCCAGGGCCTCGTCGGCGGGCACGCCGGCATCGATCAGCACCGGGGCCATCGTCTCGGCGGTCATGGCGGCGACCACCTGCTCCCCCACGTCGGGCGTCTGGAACAGCTGGGCGGCGTCGTGCCACGTGTACTCCACGTCGACCGGCCCGTTGCCGGCCACCCAGGTGCGCACGAGGTCGGGTCGGCTCGAGCCCACGTACTGCACGAGCAGCGACCCCCAGTCGTGGCCGACGAGGTCGACGGGGGCGCCGGTCGACTCGACCACACCTTCGAGCTCGTCCACCAGCCAGGCGGCGTAGGCCTCCTTCGAGCAGTCGAACCCGTCCGGCACCGGGCACCCGAACCCGGGCAGCGCCGGCGTCTCCACGTCGGTGCGGGACAGGTGCGAGCGCACCGCGTCCCACACGTGGAACGTGTCGGGCACGCCATGGACGAGGACCGCGGTCATTGCGACGGTCTACCGCACCAGCGCCGACCCGACGCCCGAACGGTGCCCCGGGCTGCCCGACGATCGGTCTCGACCGGCCGTCGCCCGCCCCCCGGGGCGCCCGCACGGCCCGACGCCGGACCCGGGGACGCCGGCGCCGAGCCGTGATCGCCGCCGGTGAGCGACCGGCGCCGGGTCGCGGCACCCGCCCCACCGGCCGATTGAAGACGCCACCGTTCCGGGGCCGGAACGCGAGCGCGCGGGGGCGCGGACCGATGCACCAGCCGCCCGCCGGCGCGCCGCCGACTGTCGGGGAGCGGGCCCCAGCCGGTAGCGTCCTACCTCTTATGTCGAAGAAGACGGACAAGCGCAAGACCAACGCCCGCCGCAAGAAGGCCAACCACGGCCGCAAGCCCAACGCGGGGCGGTAGCCCCACCCGCCGCATCGCCAGCACCCACTGACGGGCGGCCTGTCGCTTCAGGCCCAAGCCCCGGTTCTTCTGGCGGGCGGCGAAGCGCACGGGCGCGGTGCGCTTGAGACGCACCTCGAGCGGCACCTTGGGCTCGGGCTCGGGCGGCGGTGCCGGGATCTCGAGGCCGGCGGGGCGCCAGCGGCGGCACGGCTGACGACGCAGCGCGTCGAGCGGGGGCAGCTCGGGCGACGGCTGGCCGTCGCGGGGCACCCAAGAGCGCACGACGGGCAGGACCACCGATGACGGCAACAGGTCGTCGACCGCGACGTCCACGACGACCTTGCGACCGTGGTCGTCGACCCCCTCGGGCCAGAGCGCCCCGAGCTCCCAATGGGGCTGGTTGCCGCCGGCGGCGGTGACGGTGATGCCGAGGGACGAACCGGCCCGCACCAGGTGCGCCGCCGAGGGCACCGGCACCCGCACGAGGGCGAACTCCCCGTCGGGCAGCGGCGTGACGTCGTCCCGTCGATAGCTGAGCCACGGCAGCAGCTCGGTGGAGCGCTCGTCGTCGAGGGCCCGGGAGCTGGCCCGGATGGCCCCGACCTGGACGAAGGTCTCCCAGCCGTCGGGGCGGACCTCGCTCACCACCACCTCGAGGTCGATGTCCGGCGCCGTGCTGCGGACCCAGAGGTCGATGCTGCACGTGCCGGCGAGCAGGACGTCGCGGTCGAACGGCGGCGTGGCGAACTGGAGCCCTCGTCCGCCGGCGGGGGGCCGCCAGTCGTACTCGACGACGGGGAAGTTCACGTCGGGGGCGTCACCCTTGGAGGTGCGCGGCCGGGCCGAGGGGTCGTAGTGGAAGCCGAGGGGTCGGGCGCCGGCGCGTGGAGGCGAGGACGAGAGCCGGTGGTCGGGGGCGAGGTACCAGCGCTCGGGACGGGCATCCGCCGGGGGCCAGCGGTCGAACGCCACCGAGAACGCGGCGTAGGGGTACCCCGGCGGCCGACCCGGTGCGGCGCCGTTGTCGAACCAGACGAGGTAGGGCGGCGCCGCCAGGTAGGCCGCGAGGGCGTCGTCGAAGGAGCGCCCGGCAGCGTGGCGGAACTCGACGGGGAGCCCCTCGGGGAACATGTACTCGGTGACCGTGTCCAGGTAGCGGCCGGCGGCCTCGGGCCACGTGGGCAGCTCCTCGCGGACGAAGAACGCCAGGAACTCGAGCCACTGGACCGCCGCCAGCGGGAAGCGGGTCTCCTCGTGGGTGCCGTTGTACGCGGCGAGCCGCACGACGGTGTCTTCCGGATACTTGTCCAGCAGGTCGGTGAACCACGGGCCGGACTCCTGGTCCTGCCACGCGCCCAGGATCAGTGTCGGCACCCGGGTGCGGGCGGCCCACTCCTCGCCGTCGGCGTGGGCGAGGACGCCGCCCTCCTCCTGGTCGACGAACGCCCAGGCCGGCACGGCGTCGACGGCCTGCCCCCGCAACAGCTGGTTGTGCTCGCAGACCTCGTCACCCGCCGCGATGCGGGCCGCGACCCAGTCGTCCCACCCTCCGGGCTCGTAACGGGGCGGCTGCACCTGCGGGACCCCGCCCGGCGGGTCGACGGGGTCGACCTGCCACCCGGCGATGCCGCGGGCGAGGGCCACGTTCAGCACGCCGCCCGGGCGCCCGGCGGCGCCGTAGGGCCGGCCGCCGACCGCGGCGGGGGTGACGGCGGCGAGCGACGGCGGGTTGTACGACGCGACGAGGAGTTGCTCGTAGCCGGGCATCGACCGGCCGATCATCCCGACCTTGGGTGAGCCGTCGCGCTTGCGGGCCACCCACGGCTGCGCCGCCACGGCCTCGATGACGTCGTGGCCGTCGGTGCCCTGGATGGGCTCGAGCAGGAGGAACGAGCCCTCGGAGCCGGCGGACCCCCGGATCGCGGCACCGACCACGGCGTAGCCGCACAAAAGAGCCAGGTTGGCCTCGGTGTTCAGGACGTTCTCGTTGGCGGGGTCACCGGTGGCGAAGTCCGGCTTCGAGTCCTTGTAGCCCGAGTACTGCACGAGGGTGGGGTACGGACCGTCCCCCCACTCGGCGGCGTCGGGCAGGCTCACGTTGATGCTGAGGAGGGCGCCGTCGCGGACCTCGACGTAGCCGTAGCCCGGCTCGAGGCGCTGGCCCCGGACCCGTTCGTCGAAGTCGTCGGGAAGGACGAAGGGGTCCAGCACCGTGACCGGCACGGCCTCCCGGCCGGCACCACCGTCGCCGTCGGTCCCCTCCCCCAGTACGAGCGTGTACGGGCCCGGGTCCAGGTGGCGGAACACCAGACCGCCGAGGCCCTTCAGGCCGTCGGTGACCCCGAGGTCGGCCAGCGTGAGGCGGTCGCCGAAGTGGTCGATGGCCCCGGCGCGCACGACCTCGCCGGTCGCGTCGCGCAGCTCGACGGGCGTGCCCGCCGGCCCGGTCACCGAGACCTGCCGGACGCTGCCCCGGACCGAGAAGGGAGATTCCGTCACGGTGGGGCAAGGTAGTGCCGTGGCGCCCGTCGAACCGACCCCCGCCGGACCGGCGTCCGAGCCGGCCGTCCCGGCACCACCTCCCACCCGCCGCCTCGACCTCGTCGAGACGCTGCACGGCATCGAGGTCGCCGACCCGTACCGGTGGCTCGAAGCCGACGACGACCCGGAGGTGACGGACTGGGTCGCGGCCCAGAACGCCCGTAGCCGAGCGCTCCTCGACGCGCTGCCCGGCCGGGACGCCATCCGGGCCCGACTCCTCCCGCTGTTGCAGGCGCCGGTCACCTCCGCCCCCCGGGTCAAGGGCGACCGCGTGTTCACCGTCGACCGGGGCGGCGACCGGGAACAGGCGGTGCTGTGCGTCCGCCCGGCCCTCGGCGCGACCCCCGAGGACCCGAGGGTGCTGGTCGATCCCGCCGCCCTCCTCGGCGACGCCACCGCCGCCCTCGACTGGTACCACCCCTCCCCGGACGGCCGACTCGTGGCCTTCGGCCTGTCCACCGGCGGAGACGAGCAGAGCACCCTGCACCTCCTCGACGTCGACGAGGGCGAGCTCCTCGCCGACGTGATCCCCCACGCCCGCGCCGCGTCCGTGGCCTGGCTGCCCGACGGGTCGGCGTTCGCGTACGCCCGCTACCCGGACCCTGCCACCGTCGCCGAGGGCGAGGAGGGCTACGGCCGCCACCTGTGCTGGCACGTGGTCGGCACCGACCCGACCCTCGACCCGGTCGTGTTCCCCGCTCCCGAGGACCGCACCGCTTGGCCAGACGGGTCGCTCTCCGACGACGGGCGCTGGCTGCTGGTGCACGTCGCCTACGGCTGGAGCCGGGTCGACGTGCACCTCCACGACCGCGAGGCAGGCACGTGGCGCGTGGTCAGCGAGGGCGTGGAGGCCGTCAACGGATTCGCCGTGGTCGGCGACCGGCTGGTGGGCAGCACCACCGTCGACGCCGACCGGGGCCGGATCGTCGCCGCGGCGCTCGACCAGCCCGGGGTCGAGGACTGGACGACCCTCGTGCCCGAGGGTGATGCCGTGATCGAGGGCTTCGTGGCCACCCCGGCGTCGCTCCTCGTGGCCTCGACCCGCCACGCCGAGGCCTTGCTCACCCGGTACGACCTCGACGGCTCGGGCGGCGAGCCCGTCACCCTGCCCGAAACCGGATCCCTGGCCGGCCTCTCCGGCTCGAGCGAACGCGACGAGGCGTTCTTCGCCTTCACGTCGTTCACCCGCCCTGCGCAGCTGTTCCGTTGGTCCCGGGCCGCGGGCGTGGCGCCTTGGAGCGAGCCGGCCGCCGGTCTGGAGCCGGACGCGTTCACGGTCGAGCGGCTCGAGTACCCGTCCACCGACGGCGCCGCCATCTCGATGTTCGTGGTGCGCCGCCAGGACACCGTGCCCTCCCCCGACACCCGCACCGCGCTGACCGGCTACGGGGGGTTCGGCGTCACCATGAGCCCCGTCTACTCCCCCGCAGCGGTCGAGGTGGCCGGCCAGGGCGGCTGCTTCGCGGTCGCCTGCCTCCGCGGCGGGGCCGAGGAGGGCGAGGCCTGGCACCAGGCGGGCACCCGCGAGCGCAAGCAGCAGGTTTTCGACGACTTCCACGCCGCCGCCGACTGGTTGGTCGAGCAGGGGCGCACCTCCCGCGAGCGACTGGCCATCCGCGGCGGCAGCAACGGCGGGTTGCTCGTCGGTGCCGCGCTGACCCAACGCCCCGACCTGTGCGCCGCCGTCCACTGCGCGGTGCCGCTCCTGGACATGGTGCGCTTCCACCGGTTCCTCATCGCCCGCCTCTGGATCCCCGAGTACGGCGATCCCGACGAGGCCGACGACCTGGCCTGGCTCCACGCCTACTCCCCTTACCACCGGGTCGTGGACGGCACCTGCTATCCCGCCGTCCTGCTCACCTCCGGTGAGGGGGACTCACGGGTCCACCCGATGCACGCCCGCAAGATGGCGGCCCGGCTCCAGCGCGCCACCAGCTGCGGCGAGGCCCACCCCGTCCTGCTCCAGATCGAGGCCCGGGCCGGCCACGGCCAGGGCAAGCCCGTGGGCATGCAGGCCGACGAGCTCGCCGACGTGCTCGCCTTCTTCGGCCACCAGCTGGCCGGGGAGTGACGGCGCACCGCTGACGAGCAGCGGGAGACCCGGGGCGACCCGTCGGCGGCGAGGTCCGCCCCTCTGGCGGCTGGGCGCAGGGTGCTGAGGACTGGGGGCTGAGGGGCTGGGGCTCGGGGCTGGGGTGGGAGACCTACCGCGAGCCAGCGCCTCGGCGGCGCACGGCGCGGGCGGC
This portion of the Acidimicrobiales bacterium genome encodes:
- a CDS encoding DUF559 domain-containing protein, giving the protein MDEHQRALHRLGATQHALVTRRQLGTHGWSRSQIDRAVAAERLHVEYSGVYRIPGAPVTSHQRILAAALAARAPGSHRAAASLWGADLGPTPPLEVLADGSRHPRPPGVVVHRSATLDPRDVTRRHGIPVTNPLRTLVDLGAVATHEQVELALDSFTSRKLITVAGARAYRDKLAGSGQRGVGVLSEVLDGRVLGDRAPDSVLEPVMARLCKRFGLPIPAFQVWVLIDGVWRRLDFAYLDELVNLEVDGYEHHGGNYERWESDLDRDAALTADGWRVLRVSKAGVTRRPAKTAARIRATLDHRRRELEAA
- a CDS encoding sigma-70 family RNA polymerase sigma factor, translating into MDFGDFYSEQRDQILRLCWLATLDRGDAADAAQEALTRAWQRWDDLESTDPAAWTRTVALNLCRNRWRRVRRQRLDAVVPDVPVVFSVSDQDLLEALRRLSRRQREAVILFYWLDLDVAGCADAMGVSGGSVKQHLSRARATLGTLLAPGDEEEVSR
- a CDS encoding alpha/beta hydrolase, which produces MTAVLVHGVPDTFHVWDAVRSHLSRTDVETPALPGFGCPVPDGFDCSKEAYAAWLVDELEGVVESTGAPVDLVGHDWGSLLVQYVGSSRPDLVRTWVAGNGPVDVEYTWHDAAQLFQTPDVGEQVVAAMTAETMAPVLIDAGVPADEALAAAGRIDDTMRSSILALYRSAVTVGDDWQEAVEANTRPALALWATDDPYVDARYGERLATRVDGRLVLLEGCGHWWPAQRPEEVAAILGSFWASAGEEL
- a CDS encoding S9 family peptidase; translated protein: MAPVEPTPAGPASEPAVPAPPPTRRLDLVETLHGIEVADPYRWLEADDDPEVTDWVAAQNARSRALLDALPGRDAIRARLLPLLQAPVTSAPRVKGDRVFTVDRGGDREQAVLCVRPALGATPEDPRVLVDPAALLGDATAALDWYHPSPDGRLVAFGLSTGGDEQSTLHLLDVDEGELLADVIPHARAASVAWLPDGSAFAYARYPDPATVAEGEEGYGRHLCWHVVGTDPTLDPVVFPAPEDRTAWPDGSLSDDGRWLLVHVAYGWSRVDVHLHDREAGTWRVVSEGVEAVNGFAVVGDRLVGSTTVDADRGRIVAAALDQPGVEDWTTLVPEGDAVIEGFVATPASLLVASTRHAEALLTRYDLDGSGGEPVTLPETGSLAGLSGSSERDEAFFAFTSFTRPAQLFRWSRAAGVAPWSEPAAGLEPDAFTVERLEYPSTDGAAISMFVVRRQDTVPSPDTRTALTGYGGFGVTMSPVYSPAAVEVAGQGGCFAVACLRGGAEEGEAWHQAGTRERKQQVFDDFHAAADWLVEQGRTSRERLAIRGGSNGGLLVGAALTQRPDLCAAVHCAVPLLDMVRFHRFLIARLWIPEYGDPDEADDLAWLHAYSPYHRVVDGTCYPAVLLTSGEGDSRVHPMHARKMAARLQRATSCGEAHPVLLQIEARAGHGQGKPVGMQADELADVLAFFGHQLAGE